One window of Mesorhizobium sp. WSM4904 genomic DNA carries:
- a CDS encoding DUF3052 family protein yields MASAAAGYSGTPLPAKLGLKDGMVAAFIALPPELDELAEAMDFAKVDRLPEWAAISGTGKYDAVHAFTRQRAEIEDRLGDIETAIKRDGMVWVSWPKKASKVATDVTEDVVRAEALKRDLVDVKVAAVNEIWSGLKLVIRKDRR; encoded by the coding sequence ATGGCATCGGCGGCGGCAGGATATTCCGGCACGCCCCTTCCGGCCAAGCTCGGCCTGAAGGACGGCATGGTCGCCGCCTTCATCGCCCTGCCGCCGGAGCTCGACGAGCTTGCCGAGGCCATGGACTTCGCCAAGGTCGATCGATTGCCCGAATGGGCGGCAATCTCCGGCACCGGGAAATACGATGCCGTGCACGCCTTCACTCGCCAGCGCGCCGAGATCGAGGATCGCCTTGGCGATATCGAGACCGCGATCAAGCGCGACGGCATGGTCTGGGTCTCCTGGCCAAAGAAGGCATCGAAAGTGGCGACGGACGTCACCGAAGACGTTGTCCGCGCCGAGGCGCTGAAGCGCGACCTCGTCGACGTCAAGGTCGCCGCCGTGAACGAAATCTGGTCCGGGCTGAAGCTCGTCATCCGAAAGGACCGCAGGTAA
- a CDS encoding succinate dehydrogenase iron-sulfur subunit: protein MVELTLPKNSQIKQGKTWPKPEGATNLREYRIYRWSPDDGENPRMDTYFVDMDDCGPMVLDALLWIKNKIDPTLTLRRSCREGICGSCAMNIDGSNTLACTKGCDDISGAIKVYPLPHMPVVKDLVPDLTNFYAQHASIEPWLKTVSPEPAKEWLQSHEDREKLDGLYECILCACCSTSCPSYWWNGERYLGPATLLQAYRWLIDSRDEATGERLDNLEDPFRLYRCHTIMNCAQTCPKGLNPAKAIAEIKKMMVERRV from the coding sequence ATGGTCGAACTTACGCTTCCGAAGAACTCGCAGATCAAGCAGGGCAAGACCTGGCCGAAGCCGGAGGGCGCGACGAACCTGCGCGAATACCGGATCTACCGCTGGTCGCCGGACGACGGCGAGAACCCGCGCATGGACACCTATTTCGTCGACATGGACGATTGCGGGCCGATGGTGCTCGACGCCCTGCTCTGGATCAAGAACAAGATCGACCCGACGCTGACGCTGCGCCGCTCCTGCCGCGAGGGCATTTGCGGTTCCTGCGCCATGAACATCGACGGTTCCAACACGCTGGCCTGCACCAAGGGCTGCGACGACATTTCAGGCGCGATCAAGGTCTATCCGCTGCCGCACATGCCGGTGGTCAAGGATCTGGTGCCCGACCTCACCAATTTCTACGCCCAGCATGCCTCGATCGAGCCGTGGCTGAAGACGGTCTCGCCCGAGCCGGCCAAGGAATGGCTGCAAAGCCATGAGGACCGCGAGAAGCTCGACGGGCTCTATGAATGCATCCTGTGCGCCTGCTGCTCGACCTCCTGCCCGAGCTACTGGTGGAACGGCGAGCGCTATCTCGGCCCGGCGACGCTGCTGCAGGCCTATCGCTGGCTGATCGATAGCCGCGACGAGGCGACCGGCGAACGGCTCGACAATCTCGAAGACCCGTTCCGGCTCTACCGCTGCCACACCATCATGAATTGCGCGCAGACCTGCCCGAAGGGACTCAATCCCGCGAAGGCGATCGCGGAGATCAAGAAGATGATGGTGGAGAGAAGGGTCTGA
- a CDS encoding DUF480 domain-containing protein has protein sequence MTDLPVLSPAEARVLGCLIEKKELTPDVYPLTLNGAHAAANQKTAREPVMALELTEVRRALSSLEQKGLVRQAFASRVERYEHLMAQRFSLTTPQIAIVGLLLLRGAQTAHELLARSERMARFGSIEELRDNLDLMIGRRPPLVQLLERAPGQREERYVHLLSGPVEMTAVAAPWQPPATSSDSGLEARVKALEEEVAALRAKIEALAGL, from the coding sequence ATGACCGATCTCCCCGTCCTCTCCCCCGCCGAAGCCCGCGTGCTCGGCTGCCTGATCGAGAAGAAGGAGCTGACGCCGGACGTCTATCCGCTGACGCTCAACGGCGCGCACGCCGCCGCCAACCAGAAGACGGCGCGCGAGCCGGTGATGGCGCTGGAGCTGACGGAGGTTCGGCGGGCGCTGAGCTCGCTCGAGCAGAAGGGCCTGGTGCGGCAGGCGTTTGCCTCGCGCGTCGAACGCTACGAGCACCTGATGGCGCAGCGCTTCTCGCTGACCACGCCGCAGATCGCGATCGTCGGCCTGCTGCTCCTGCGCGGCGCGCAGACCGCGCATGAGCTGCTCGCGCGCTCGGAACGCATGGCGCGCTTTGGGTCGATCGAGGAGCTTCGCGACAATCTCGACCTGATGATCGGCCGCCGGCCGCCGCTGGTGCAATTGCTCGAACGCGCCCCCGGACAGCGCGAGGAGCGTTATGTGCATCTGCTGAGCGGCCCGGTGGAAATGACGGCGGTCGCGGCACCGTGGCAGCCGCCGGCGACATCTTCGGATTCCGGACTTGAGGCCCGCGTTAAAGCACTGGAGGAAGAGGTTGCGGCGCTGCGGGCGAAGATCGAGGCGCTGGCTGGGCTATAG
- a CDS encoding OsmC family protein, whose amino-acid sequence MDRTANAVWKGNLKEGQGTLDTQSGTLKGTPYSFKARFEDESGKSGTNPEELIAAAHAGCYAMQLSHFLAENGTPAAELDAKAVVTLVPGTGITGSAITLIGKVPGIDAAKFKELAEKAKAECPVSKALGAIKVSLDAKLG is encoded by the coding sequence ATGGACCGCACCGCAAACGCCGTCTGGAAAGGCAATCTGAAAGAGGGCCAAGGCACGCTGGACACGCAGAGCGGCACCTTGAAGGGCACGCCCTATTCCTTCAAGGCGCGCTTCGAGGACGAGAGCGGCAAATCCGGCACCAATCCGGAAGAGCTGATCGCCGCCGCCCATGCCGGCTGCTACGCCATGCAGCTCTCGCATTTCCTGGCCGAGAACGGCACGCCGGCCGCCGAGCTCGACGCCAAGGCGGTCGTGACGCTGGTGCCCGGCACCGGCATCACCGGCAGCGCCATCACGCTCATCGGCAAGGTGCCGGGCATCGATGCGGCGAAATTCAAGGAGCTGGCCGAGAAAGCCAAGGCCGAATGCCCGGTCTCGAAGGCGCTCGGCGCGATCAAGGTGTCGCTCGACGCGAAGCTTGGGTGA
- a CDS encoding YciI family protein: MRYVLLVYGEEKDLLALTPERSAKLDADSLAYDRLLDQQGKLIIAQALQTVKKSKSLRRRKGKRLVTDGPFAETKEQLLGFVMVEAADLDEALAIADGIPLAELGTVEVRAIYDIPGS; the protein is encoded by the coding sequence ATGAGATATGTCCTGCTGGTCTATGGCGAGGAGAAAGACCTTCTCGCGCTCACGCCAGAGAGATCGGCCAAGCTCGACGCCGACTCGCTCGCTTACGACAGATTGCTCGACCAACAGGGCAAGCTGATCATCGCGCAGGCGCTGCAGACGGTGAAGAAGTCGAAGTCGCTTAGGCGGCGCAAGGGCAAGCGGCTGGTCACCGACGGCCCGTTCGCCGAGACGAAAGAGCAGCTTCTCGGCTTCGTCATGGTGGAGGCTGCGGATCTCGACGAGGCGCTGGCGATCGCGGACGGCATTCCGCTGGCCGAGCTCGGCACCGTCGAGGTCAGGGCGATCTACGACATACCGGGGTCATGA
- a CDS encoding ubiquinone biosynthesis hydroxylase, producing MVDRRVNGPDKASVDVLVAGAGYVGLAAAVSLKQARPSLGVAIVDAAPAGVWHKDGRASAITAAACRMLEQLGVWDEIAPEAQAITEMVITDSHTADPVRPVFLTFDGEVAPGEPFAHMVANRELNGALRRRAAKLGIDIIEGMAVSAFDTNGAGITVHLADGAALKARLLIAADGVNSKLRDMAGIKTVKWEYGQSGIVCTVAHERPHNGRAEEHFLPAGPFATLPLKPDKDGTNRSSIVWVERSQDAQKLVDGDEFVFEHELEQRFSLKLGEIRVADKPRAWPLGLTLARAFVAPRIALAGDAAHGIHPIAGQGLNLGFKDVAALAEVVVEADRLGQDIGALDVLERYQQWRRFDTLQMGVTTDVLNRLFSNDIGPLRAVRDIGLGLVERMPKLKDFFIRQASGLSGDTPRLLKGEAI from the coding sequence ATGGTCGACCGCAGGGTGAATGGGCCAGACAAAGCCTCCGTGGATGTGCTGGTGGCGGGCGCCGGCTATGTCGGCCTTGCCGCCGCCGTCTCGCTGAAGCAGGCACGCCCCAGCCTCGGCGTCGCCATCGTCGATGCCGCGCCCGCCGGCGTCTGGCACAAGGACGGCCGTGCCTCGGCGATCACCGCCGCGGCCTGCCGCATGCTGGAGCAGCTCGGCGTCTGGGACGAGATCGCGCCGGAGGCGCAGGCGATCACCGAGATGGTCATCACCGACTCGCACACCGCCGATCCGGTGCGCCCGGTGTTCCTCACTTTTGACGGTGAGGTGGCTCCCGGCGAGCCCTTCGCCCATATGGTCGCCAACCGGGAGCTGAACGGGGCGCTGCGCCGCCGCGCCGCAAAGCTCGGCATCGACATCATCGAAGGCATGGCTGTCAGCGCCTTCGACACGAACGGCGCCGGTATCACCGTTCATCTGGCGGACGGTGCCGCGCTCAAGGCCCGACTGCTGATCGCCGCCGACGGCGTCAATTCGAAGCTGCGCGACATGGCCGGCATCAAGACCGTGAAATGGGAATACGGCCAGTCCGGCATCGTCTGCACCGTGGCCCACGAGCGCCCGCACAACGGCCGCGCAGAGGAGCATTTCTTGCCGGCCGGGCCCTTCGCCACGCTGCCGCTGAAACCCGACAAGGACGGGACCAACCGCTCCTCGATCGTCTGGGTCGAGCGCTCGCAAGACGCGCAAAAACTCGTCGATGGCGACGAGTTCGTCTTCGAGCACGAGCTGGAGCAGCGCTTCAGCTTGAAGCTCGGCGAGATCCGTGTCGCCGACAAGCCGCGCGCCTGGCCGCTCGGTCTGACCCTTGCCCGCGCCTTCGTGGCGCCGCGCATCGCGCTCGCCGGCGATGCCGCGCACGGCATCCACCCGATCGCCGGCCAAGGCCTCAATCTCGGCTTCAAGGATGTGGCGGCGCTTGCCGAAGTGGTGGTCGAGGCCGATCGGCTCGGCCAGGACATCGGCGCGCTCGACGTGCTCGAGCGCTACCAGCAGTGGCGCCGCTTCGACACGCTGCAGATGGGCGTCACCACCGACGTGCTGAACCGGCTGTTTTCGAACGACATCGGCCCGCTGCGCGCCGTGCGCGATATCGGCCTCGGCCTTGTCGAGCGCATGCCGAAACTGAAGGATTTCTTCATCCGCCAGGCGTCGGGCCTGTCCGGCGACACGCCACGGCTATTGAAGGGCGAGGCGATCTAG
- the tesB gene encoding acyl-CoA thioesterase II, with product MTAAMDELLDILDLEQLEHNLYRGRSPKLDWQRVFGGQTIAQALVAAQRTVEPERHVHSLHGYFMRPGDTKVPIVYEVDRIRDGGSFTTRRVVAIQHGQAIFSLEASFQQDEVGLEHQLPMPRDVPAPDTLLSQRELLGKFGEAVPEGIRRYWERDRPIEMKPVMLKHYTSREKLEPEQNIWIRTTGPVPEDRATQAAVLAYLSDMTLLDTSTFAHGRAIFDRDIQAASLDHAMWFHRSHSLDDWILYTQDSPSTQGSRGFTRGSLFARDGTLIASVAQEGLIRLRR from the coding sequence ATGACGGCGGCCATGGACGAGCTTCTCGACATTCTCGACCTCGAGCAGCTCGAACACAATCTGTATCGTGGTCGCAGCCCTAAGCTCGACTGGCAGCGGGTTTTTGGCGGCCAGACCATCGCCCAGGCGCTGGTCGCGGCCCAGCGCACCGTCGAGCCCGAGCGCCATGTTCACTCGCTGCACGGCTATTTCATGCGGCCCGGCGACACCAAGGTGCCGATCGTCTACGAGGTCGACCGCATCCGCGACGGCGGTTCCTTCACCACGCGCCGGGTGGTGGCGATCCAGCACGGGCAGGCGATCTTCTCGCTGGAAGCCTCGTTCCAGCAGGACGAGGTGGGGCTGGAGCATCAGCTGCCGATGCCGCGCGACGTGCCGGCGCCCGACACGCTGCTTTCGCAGCGCGAGCTGCTCGGCAAGTTCGGCGAGGCGGTGCCGGAAGGCATCCGGCGCTACTGGGAGCGCGACCGGCCGATCGAAATGAAGCCGGTGATGCTCAAGCACTATACCAGCCGCGAGAAGCTGGAGCCGGAGCAGAACATCTGGATCCGCACCACCGGTCCGGTGCCGGAAGACCGCGCGACCCAGGCGGCCGTGCTCGCCTACCTCTCCGACATGACGCTGCTCGACACCTCGACCTTCGCGCATGGCCGCGCCATTTTCGACCGCGACATCCAGGCGGCCAGTCTCGACCACGCGATGTGGTTCCATCGCAGCCATTCGCTGGACGACTGGATCCTCTACACACAGGACAGTCCCTCCACGCAAGGCTCGCGGGGCTTCACCCGCGGGTCGCTGTTCGCGCGCGACGGAACCTTGATCGCCTCGGTTGCCCAGGAAGGCCTGATCCGGCTGCGGCGCTGA
- a CDS encoding P-II family nitrogen regulator gives MKIVMAIIKPFKLDEVREALTAVGIQGLTVTEVKGYGRQKGHTEIYRGAEYAVSFLPKIKIEVAVGADMVDKAVEAITAAAKTGQIGDGKIFVFGIDQAVRIRTGETDTDAL, from the coding sequence ATGAAAATCGTGATGGCAATCATCAAGCCGTTCAAGCTCGACGAGGTGCGCGAAGCGCTCACCGCCGTCGGCATCCAGGGCCTGACCGTCACCGAAGTCAAAGGCTACGGGCGTCAGAAGGGACATACGGAAATCTATCGCGGCGCGGAATACGCGGTCAGCTTCCTGCCCAAGATCAAGATCGAAGTCGCAGTCGGCGCCGACATGGTCGACAAGGCCGTCGAAGCCATCACCGCGGCCGCCAAGACCGGCCAGATCGGCGACGGCAAGATCTTCGTCTTCGGCATCGACCAGGCGGTGCGCATCCGCACCGGCGAAACAGACACCGACGCGCTCTAA
- a CDS encoding ammonium transporter produces MNIPSTLKTTGRAAASLALVALSTAAAFAQEAAPAAAPAAPAAPTPVLDTGNTAWMLTSTALVLMMTIPGLALFYGGMVRKKNVLATIMQSFAITCLVTVLWFMFGYSLAFSDGGGTNAYIGGFSKFFHHGITTATLWLPGVANIPELVFSMFQLTFAIITPALIAGAFAERMKFSALLIFMGLWLVFVYAPIAHWVWGGGFLGSAGVLDFAGGTVVHINAGVAGLVCALVLGKREGYGTTNMAPHNLVYSVIGASLLWVGWFGFNAGSELAADGLAGAAMMNTQVATAAAALAWMFAEWIIAKKPSVLGIISGAVAGLVAVTPASGFVNPTGAFIVGIVAGVVCYISAVKVKHMFGYDDSLDAFGVHGVGGVIGALLTGALADPEINALGKGASVGTQIYGIVFTILWTAIATFVILFIVKALVGLRPSAQEEVEGLDVTQHGEVVP; encoded by the coding sequence ATGAATATACCTTCTACCTTGAAGACGACGGGACGCGCGGCCGCTTCGCTCGCTCTCGTAGCGCTGAGCACCGCCGCCGCCTTCGCGCAGGAGGCCGCTCCAGCGGCAGCGCCGGCCGCACCCGCCGCGCCGACCCCGGTGCTTGATACCGGCAACACCGCCTGGATGCTGACCTCGACGGCGCTGGTGCTGATGATGACCATTCCCGGCCTGGCGCTGTTCTACGGCGGCATGGTGCGCAAGAAGAACGTGCTCGCCACCATCATGCAGAGCTTCGCCATCACCTGCCTGGTGACAGTGCTGTGGTTCATGTTCGGCTATTCGCTCGCCTTCTCCGACGGCGGCGGCACGAACGCCTACATCGGCGGCTTCTCGAAATTCTTCCACCACGGCATCACCACCGCGACGCTGTGGCTGCCGGGCGTGGCGAACATCCCTGAACTCGTCTTCTCGATGTTCCAGCTGACCTTCGCCATCATCACGCCGGCGCTGATCGCCGGCGCCTTCGCCGAGCGCATGAAGTTCTCGGCGCTGCTGATCTTCATGGGCCTGTGGCTGGTCTTCGTCTATGCGCCGATCGCACACTGGGTGTGGGGCGGCGGCTTCCTCGGCTCGGCCGGCGTTCTCGACTTCGCCGGCGGCACGGTCGTCCACATCAACGCCGGTGTCGCGGGCCTGGTCTGCGCGCTCGTCCTCGGCAAGCGCGAGGGCTACGGCACCACCAACATGGCGCCGCATAACCTCGTCTATTCGGTGATCGGCGCCTCGCTGCTGTGGGTCGGCTGGTTCGGCTTCAACGCGGGTTCCGAGCTCGCCGCCGACGGCCTCGCGGGTGCGGCGATGATGAACACGCAGGTCGCCACCGCCGCCGCGGCGCTGGCCTGGATGTTCGCCGAATGGATCATCGCCAAGAAGCCCTCGGTGCTCGGCATCATCTCGGGCGCCGTTGCCGGCCTGGTCGCGGTGACGCCGGCTTCCGGCTTCGTCAACCCGACCGGCGCCTTCATCGTCGGCATCGTCGCCGGCGTCGTCTGCTACATCTCGGCCGTCAAGGTGAAGCACATGTTCGGCTATGACGACTCGCTCGACGCCTTCGGCGTGCACGGCGTCGGCGGCGTCATCGGTGCGCTGCTCACCGGCGCGCTCGCCGATCCGGAGATCAACGCGCTCGGCAAGGGCGCGTCGGTCGGCACGCAGATCTACGGCATCGTCTTCACCATCCTGTGGACGGCGATCGCCACCTTCGTGATCCTCTTCATCGTCAAGGCGCTGGTCGGCCTGCGCCCGAGCGCTCAGGAAGAGGTCGAAGGCCTCGACGTCACCCAGCACGGCGAGGTGGTGCCGTAA
- a CDS encoding DNA translocase FtsK: protein MRSGASAPLALTDTGHGIHAFARRLVGAGLFVFTAFGVASLATWNVADPSFSHATNNIVTNAMGYTGAVFSDLAMQFFGLAAVAGLVPAVIWGFLLFSARGVDSLAKRGLAWFGFALLAAAIAGCVTPPNTWPLPTGLGGVFGDMVLKIPGIAVGGYPKGFFASIIAVVLAAPALWLFAYGSALIARKNGFAVMERAAEPDPREQDELLFDEDEDEGDEGILALGAVTHWWLSFRAFLHRRAARRRQERDEFEPPMEPRASAWRRAAERVESAEFAESRMSPGGRARVEPEFFAAMVNDRSASVDPVDDDDFADEEDEDIDFDDEQPVPRRANVRNFRSDAATRVEAPGPRPAPGSRAQREAQTSLIGSDKFEMPSLHFLSEPKNVARDPSLSKDALEQNARLLEGVLEDFGVKGEIIHVRPGPVVTLYELEPAPGIKSSRVIGLSDDIARSMSAIACRVAVVPGRNAIGIELPNAKRETVYLREIMASRDFETTKAKLALALGKTINGEAVIVDIAKMPHVLVAGTTGSGKSVAINTMILSLLYRLTPQECRLIMIDPKMLELSVYDGIPHLLTPVVTDPKKAVVALKWTVREMEDRYRKMSKVGVRNIDGFNARVSQAEKKGEKISRTVQTGFDRQTGEAIYETEDLDLEPMPYIVVIIDEMADLMMVAGKDIEGAVQRLAQMARAAGIHVIMATQRPSVDVITGTIKANFPTRISFQVTSKIDSRTILGEQGAEQLLGMGDMLYMAGGGRIQRVHGPFVSDDEVERIVGHLKLQGVPEYLDAITEDDDEDDEDGSSSRGGSGGGNFEDSDDPYDQAVAVVLRDGKASTSYIQRRLGIGYNRAASIIEKMEKEGIVGPANHAGKREILVPTEDDKF from the coding sequence ATGCGTTCAGGCGCTTCAGCACCGCTCGCGCTGACCGATACCGGGCACGGCATCCACGCATTCGCGAGGCGGCTGGTCGGCGCCGGCCTGTTCGTGTTCACCGCCTTCGGCGTCGCCAGCCTCGCCACCTGGAACGTCGCCGATCCGAGCTTCTCGCACGCCACTAACAATATCGTCACCAACGCCATGGGCTATACAGGCGCGGTTTTCTCCGACCTCGCCATGCAGTTCTTCGGCCTTGCCGCCGTCGCCGGCCTGGTGCCGGCGGTGATCTGGGGTTTCCTGCTCTTCTCCGCGCGCGGCGTCGACAGCTTGGCGAAGCGCGGACTGGCCTGGTTCGGCTTCGCGCTGCTTGCGGCCGCGATCGCCGGCTGCGTCACGCCGCCCAACACCTGGCCGCTGCCGACCGGCCTCGGCGGCGTGTTCGGCGACATGGTGCTGAAGATCCCTGGCATAGCCGTCGGCGGCTATCCGAAGGGATTTTTCGCCAGCATCATCGCAGTTGTGCTTGCCGCGCCGGCCTTGTGGCTGTTTGCCTATGGCTCGGCGCTGATTGCGCGCAAGAACGGCTTTGCCGTCATGGAGCGTGCCGCCGAGCCTGACCCGCGCGAGCAGGACGAGCTGCTGTTCGACGAAGATGAGGACGAAGGCGACGAAGGCATTCTGGCGCTCGGCGCCGTCACCCATTGGTGGTTGTCGTTCCGCGCCTTCCTGCACCGCCGCGCCGCGCGCCGCAGGCAGGAGCGCGACGAGTTCGAGCCTCCGATGGAGCCGCGGGCGAGCGCCTGGCGGCGCGCCGCCGAACGGGTCGAATCGGCCGAGTTCGCCGAGTCCAGGATGAGCCCCGGCGGCCGCGCCCGCGTCGAGCCGGAATTTTTCGCCGCCATGGTCAACGACCGCAGCGCCTCGGTCGATCCGGTCGATGACGATGACTTCGCAGACGAAGAGGACGAAGACATCGATTTCGACGACGAGCAGCCTGTGCCGCGCCGCGCCAATGTGCGCAACTTCCGCTCGGACGCGGCGACCCGCGTCGAGGCCCCGGGACCCCGCCCGGCCCCGGGATCGCGCGCCCAGCGCGAGGCGCAGACCTCGCTGATCGGCTCGGACAAATTCGAGATGCCGTCGCTGCATTTCCTGTCCGAGCCGAAGAACGTCGCGCGTGACCCGAGCCTGTCGAAAGACGCGCTGGAGCAGAACGCGCGGCTTCTGGAAGGCGTGCTCGAGGACTTCGGCGTCAAGGGCGAGATCATCCATGTCCGCCCGGGTCCGGTCGTAACGCTCTATGAGCTCGAGCCCGCGCCCGGCATCAAGTCCTCGCGCGTCATCGGCCTCTCCGACGACATCGCCCGCTCGATGAGTGCGATCGCCTGCCGCGTCGCCGTCGTGCCCGGCCGCAACGCCATCGGCATCGAATTGCCGAACGCCAAGCGCGAGACGGTGTATCTACGGGAAATCATGGCGAGCCGCGACTTCGAGACAACCAAGGCGAAGCTGGCGCTGGCGCTCGGCAAGACCATCAACGGCGAGGCGGTCATCGTCGACATCGCCAAGATGCCGCACGTGCTGGTCGCCGGCACCACCGGCTCGGGCAAGTCGGTCGCCATCAACACCATGATCCTGTCACTGCTCTACCGGCTGACGCCGCAGGAGTGCCGGCTGATCATGATCGACCCGAAGATGCTCGAACTCTCGGTCTATGACGGCATCCCGCATCTTTTGACCCCGGTCGTCACCGATCCGAAGAAGGCGGTGGTGGCGCTGAAATGGACCGTGCGCGAGATGGAAGACCGCTACCGCAAGATGTCCAAGGTCGGCGTGCGCAACATCGACGGCTTCAACGCCCGCGTCAGCCAAGCCGAGAAGAAGGGCGAAAAAATCTCGCGCACCGTGCAGACCGGCTTCGACCGCCAGACCGGCGAGGCGATCTACGAGACCGAGGATCTCGATCTCGAGCCGATGCCCTATATCGTGGTCATCATCGACGAGATGGCCGACCTGATGATGGTGGCCGGCAAGGACATCGAAGGGGCGGTGCAGCGCCTGGCGCAGATGGCGCGCGCCGCCGGCATCCATGTCATCATGGCGACGCAGCGCCCGTCGGTCGACGTCATCACCGGCACGATCAAAGCCAATTTCCCGACCCGCATTTCCTTCCAGGTGACGTCGAAGATCGACAGCCGCACGATCCTTGGCGAGCAGGGCGCCGAGCAGCTGCTCGGCATGGGCGACATGCTCTACATGGCCGGCGGCGGCCGCATCCAGCGCGTGCACGGCCCCTTCGTGTCGGACGACGAGGTCGAGAGGATCGTCGGCCATCTCAAGCTGCAGGGCGTGCCGGAATATCTCGACGCCATCACCGAGGACGATGACGAAGACGACGAGGACGGCTCCTCGAGCAGGGGCGGTTCCGGCGGCGGCAATTTCGAGGATTCCGACGACCCCTACGACCAGGCGGTGGCCGTGGTGCTGCGCGACGGCAAGGCCTCGACCAGCTATATCCAGCGCCGGCTCGGCATCGGCTACAACCGCGCCGCATCGATCATCGAGAAGATGGAGAAGGAAGGCATCGTCGGCCCGGCCAACCATGCCGGCAAACGCGAAATCCTGGTGCCGACGGAAGACGACAAATTCTAG
- a CDS encoding outer membrane lipoprotein carrier protein LolA, with product MKTQTDFAPTRRQVLGLGLVLAGAAAINVVPGFQLLARAQAAIPPAAQKIADHFSSVKSMSGEFVQFGPKGEQTGGKFFLERPGKIRFNYDGSSNFRVISDGKSVVILNKKLNTSDLYPLSKTPLKLLLDDRIDLSGGRVKAVKEEDDLTTIQLSDKSVFGNARITMMFDPKSYELRQWTITDAQGKDTTVMIFNVKEGVSIPPDTFAIDYTANRELNTKTR from the coding sequence ATGAAGACCCAGACAGATTTCGCCCCGACCCGCCGGCAGGTGCTCGGCCTTGGCCTGGTGCTCGCGGGCGCGGCAGCCATCAACGTCGTGCCGGGCTTCCAGCTTCTGGCCCGGGCGCAGGCCGCGATTCCACCGGCGGCGCAAAAGATCGCCGACCATTTCTCCTCGGTCAAATCGATGAGCGGCGAATTCGTGCAGTTCGGGCCGAAGGGCGAGCAGACCGGCGGCAAGTTCTTCCTCGAACGCCCGGGCAAGATCCGCTTCAACTATGACGGATCGTCGAATTTCCGGGTGATCTCGGACGGCAAGTCGGTGGTGATCCTCAACAAGAAGCTGAACACCTCCGACCTTTATCCGCTGTCGAAGACGCCGCTCAAATTGCTGCTCGACGACCGGATCGATCTCTCCGGCGGGCGCGTGAAGGCGGTCAAGGAAGAGGACGACCTCACCACCATCCAGCTCTCGGACAAGTCGGTGTTCGGCAATGCCCGGATCACCATGATGTTCGATCCGAAGAGCTACGAGCTGCGCCAGTGGACGATCACCGACGCGCAGGGCAAGGACACGACGGTGATGATCTTCAACGTCAAGGAAGGCGTCTCCATCCCGCCAGACACTTTCGCCATCGATTACACGGCGAACAGAGAGCTGAATACGAAGACGCGGTAG
- a CDS encoding exodeoxyribonuclease III, which produces MPFTIATWNINSVRLRMPIVERLLEEHAPDVLCLQETKVPDELFPEKAFRKAGYEHILFHGQKGYHGVATVARRPIELVEKRRFCEIDDSRHLSVKVQAGGRSILLHNFYVPAGGDEPDPEINRKFRHKLDFIYEMNGVPASQDEASASILVGDLNIAPQEHDVWSHKQLLNVVSHTPVETESFEAMRQAGGWVDLMRLDVPAERKLYTWWSYRAKDWEASDRGRRLDHVWSSANLVPSFAGYEILKAARGWEKPSDHVPVIARFDLE; this is translated from the coding sequence ATGCCCTTCACCATCGCCACCTGGAACATCAATTCGGTTCGCCTGCGCATGCCGATCGTCGAGCGGCTGCTCGAGGAGCACGCGCCGGACGTGCTCTGCCTGCAGGAAACCAAGGTTCCGGACGAGCTCTTTCCCGAAAAGGCCTTCCGCAAGGCGGGCTACGAGCACATCCTCTTCCATGGCCAGAAGGGCTATCACGGCGTGGCGACCGTGGCGCGCCGGCCGATCGAGCTGGTCGAGAAGCGCCGCTTCTGCGAGATCGACGACAGCCGGCACCTTTCGGTCAAAGTGCAGGCCGGCGGCAGGTCGATCCTGCTGCATAATTTCTACGTTCCGGCCGGCGGCGACGAGCCCGATCCGGAGATCAACCGGAAATTCCGCCACAAGCTCGATTTTATCTATGAGATGAACGGCGTGCCGGCGAGCCAGGATGAGGCGTCCGCCTCGATCCTGGTCGGCGATCTCAACATCGCGCCGCAGGAGCATGACGTCTGGTCGCACAAGCAATTGCTCAACGTCGTCAGCCACACGCCGGTCGAGACGGAAAGCTTCGAGGCGATGCGGCAAGCCGGCGGCTGGGTCGACCTGATGCGGCTCGACGTGCCCGCCGAGCGGAAGCTCTATACTTGGTGGAGCTATCGCGCGAAGGATTGGGAGGCTTCGGACCGCGGCCGCCGGCTCGACCATGTCTGGTCGTCGGCCAATCTGGTGCCGAGCTTCGCCGGCTACGAGATCCTCAAGGCGGCGCGCGGCTGGGAGAAGCCGTCGGATCATGTGCCGGTGATTGCGCGGTTCGATCTGGAGTAG